The Oncorhynchus masou masou isolate Uvic2021 chromosome 31, UVic_Omas_1.1, whole genome shotgun sequence genome includes a region encoding these proteins:
- the ppp6r3 gene encoding serine/threonine-protein phosphatase 6 regulatory subunit 3 isoform X1, giving the protein MFWKFDLHTTSHIDTLLEKEDVTLTEVMDEEDVLQECKAQNHKLVDFLVRPQCMVDLVTYITQEPSDDVEEKIKYKYPNISCELLTSDVGQINDRLGEDESLLMKLYGFLQRDSPLNPLLASFFSKVLSILIGRKPEQIVEFLRKREDFVDLMIKHIGTSAIMDLLLRMLTCIEPQQLRQDVLNWLNEEKVIQRLVDMVQPSQDEDRHSNASQSLCEIIRLSRDQMFQVQGCSEPDPLLATLEKQETVEQLLSNIFDKEKNDSAIVSVIQILLTLFETRRPAFEGHLEICPPGMSHPSFSVNQSILEAVRPRLKDFHQLLLEPPKKNIMKTTWGMLDPPVGNTRLSVVRLVASLLQTNTHIINMELINLNTLGVILDMYFNYIWNNFLHIQVEICTAMILAMPPAQSENPEINRDQDQEPVRESHLIKHLFQKCQFIQRILDAWSSNEKEQAEGGRRRGYMGHLTRIANSIVHNSDKGPNGAKIQQLISELTEDDKERWEAFTSGQLADTNKRNTVDLVNTHHIHSSSDDEVDFKDSGFHQDSSLQQAFSDYQMQQMTSNFIEQFGFNDEEFADQDDVVDIPFDRISDINFSLNTNESANIALFEACCKEKIQQFEDAGSDEEDIWDEKDITFAPEAQRCPRSSGSTDSEESTDSEEEDVKRDPFEPNNASSDDRMEVDTGEGPVWTANFDDIPMDTGSSTSIRAPSPATATATASPSSPAVLPESAGWSSPNASPDTATGWADFSSNFSPVNPKDPLRNNSPVAMETCIGTGDPLGVNAPMQPEVSDQWPGDEAAQPASSPGRKAGGSDAEETITTETVTNGSMKETVSLTVDAKTETAVFKRVLKSYREDEKSTSEDTSAKYTVGESRTPEKGVSASVQPASNCLKPSSAKHSDTEKSKVSSDAVNGPLEEGTAMDKAKTQQSVTSPEAAVNGPV; this is encoded by the exons ATGTTTTGGAAGTTTGATCTACACACAACGTCTCACATTGACACCCTCCTGGAGAAGGAGGATGTGACTCTGACTGAGGTGATGGACGAGGAGGATGTTCTGCAGGAGTGCAAGGCCCAGAACCACAAGCTGGTGGACTTCCTGGTGCGGCCTCAGTGCATGGTGGACCTGGTCACCTACATCACACAGGAGCCAAGTGATGATGTAGAGGAGAAGATCAAGTACAA GTACCCCAACATATCGTGTGAACTCCTTACCTCGGACGTTGGACAGATCAATGACAGACTGGGAGAAGATGAAAGTTTGCTAATGAAACTTTATGGATTTTTGCAAAGGGACTCTCCACTCAACCCTTTACTGGCCAGCTTCTTCAGCAAGGTCCTTAGCATCCTCATCGGCAGGAAACCAGAACAG ATTGTGGAGTTTCTGCGGAAGAGGGAAGACTTTGTGGACTTAATGATTAAACACATAGGGACCTCCGCCATCATGGACTTGCTGCTCAGAATGCTGACCTGCATTGAACCACAGCAGCTCAGACAAGATGTCTTAAAT TGGCTGAATGAGGAGAAGGTGATCCAGAGGCTTGTTGATATGGTCCAACCTTCTCAGGATGAGGAT AGGCACTCCAACGCATCCCAGTCTCTGTGTGAAATAATCCGCCTCAGCAGAGATCAGATGTTCCAAGTGCAGGGCTGCTCTGAGCCTGATCCCTTACTGGCCACACTGGAAAA ACAAGAGACTGTGGAGCAGTTGCTATCCAACATCTTTGACAAAGAGAAAAATGACTCTGCCATAGTCAGTGTAATTCAGATTCTCCTGACACTCTTTGAGACACGAAGACCAGC GTTCGAAGGCCATTTGGAGATCTGTCCCCCTGGTATGAGCCACCCATCCTTCTCAGTCAATCAGAGCATTCTGGAGGCTGTCAGGCCCAGGCTCAAAGACTTCCATCAACTGCTGCTGGAACCCCCAAAG AAGAATATCATGAAAACCACATGGGGCATGCTGGACCCCCCAGTGGGCAACACCCGGTTGAGTGTGGTCCGTCTTGTGGCCAGCCTCCTGCAGACCAACACTCATATTATCAACATGGAGCTGATCAACCTCAACACTCTTGGAGTCATACTT GACATGTACTTCAACTATATATGGAATAACTTCCTGCATATACAAGTTGAAATCTGCACTGCGATGATCCTAGCAATGCCCCCAGCCCAAAGTGAAAACCCCGAAATCAACAGAGATCAGGACCAAGAGCCTGTCAGAGAAAGCCACCTCATCAAACAC CTGTTTCAGAAGTGCCAGTTTATCCAGAGAATTCTTGATGCATGGAGCTCCAATGAGAAGGAGCA GGCTGAGGGTGGACGTAGACGGGGCTACATGGGGCACTTGACCAGAATAGCCAACTCAATAGTGCACAACAGCGACAAGGGCCCCAATGGTGCAAAGATACAGCAGCTCATCTCAG AGCTCACAGAGGAtgacaaagagagatgggagGCCTTCACTTCTGGTCAGCTAGCTGACACAAACAAGAGAAACACTGTAGACCTA GTGAACACACACCATATTCACTCATCCAGTGATGATGAGGTAGACTTCAAGGACAGCGGATTCCACCAGGATTCCTCTCTACAACAG GCCTTTTCTGATTATCAGATGCAACAAATGACGTCCAATTTTATTGAGCAGTTTGGCTTCAATGACGAAGAGTTTGCCGATCAGGATGATGTCGTGGA TATTCCCTTTGATAGAATATCAGACATCAATTTTTCCTTGAATACAAATGAAAGT GCAAATATAGCTCTGTTTGAGGCCTGCTGTAAGGAGAAGATCCAGCAGTTTGAAGATGCAGGCTCTGATGAGGAGGACATCTGGGATGAGAAAGATATCACTTTCGCACCTGAAGCTCAGAGATGTCCTCG GAGCTCTGGCAGTACAGATAGTGAGGAGAGCACAGACTCTGAGGAGGAGGATGTGAAACGTGATCCCTTTGAGCCTAACAACGCCAGCTCTGATGACAGAATGGAGGTGGACACGGGTGAGG GGCCTGTGTGGACAGCTAACTTTGACGACATACCCATGGACACTGGGAGTTCTACGTCGATCAGAGCACCTTCCCCAGCCACCGCTACTGCCACAGCATCCCCTTCCTCCCCTGCAGTCCTACCAGAATCTGCTGGCTGGAGCTCCCCCAATGCTTCCCCTGACACAGCCACAGGCTGGGCAGACTTCTCTAGCAACTTCTCACCAGTCAA CCCCAAAGATCCTTTGAGGAACAATTCCCCAGTAGCGATGGAGACCTGCATAGGGACAGGAGACCCCTTGGGTGTCAACGCACCAATGCAGCCTGAAG TTTCTGACCAGTGGCCAGGGGACGAGgcagcccagccagccagctcCCCTGGAAGGAAAGCCGGAGGCTCGGACGCGGAGGAGACTATCACCACTGAGACGGTCACCAATGGATCCATGAAGGAGACAGTTAGCCTTACTGTAGATGCCAAAACTGAAACGGCTGTTTTCAAGAG AGTGTTGAAATCTTATCG TGAGGATGAGAAGTCTACCTCAGAGGACACATCTGCGAAGTACACTGTGGGGGAGAGTAGAACACCAGAGAAGGGTGTGTCTGCATCAGTCCAGCCTGCCAGCAACTGTTTGAAACCAAG CAGTGCAAAACATTCAGATACAGAAAAATCTAAAGTCTCCAGTGATGCTGTTAATGGTCCTCTAGAAGAAGGAACAGCAATGGACAAAGCCAA AACACAGCAGAGTGTGACCTCACCAGAGGCAGCTGTGAACGGCCCGGTGTGA
- the ppp6r3 gene encoding serine/threonine-protein phosphatase 6 regulatory subunit 3 isoform X2: MFWKFDLHTTSHIDTLLEKEDVTLTEVMDEEDVLQECKAQNHKLVDFLVRPQCMVDLVTYITQEPSDDVEEKIKYKYPNISCELLTSDVGQINDRLGEDESLLMKLYGFLQRDSPLNPLLASFFSKVLSILIGRKPEQIVEFLRKREDFVDLMIKHIGTSAIMDLLLRMLTCIEPQQLRQDVLNWLNEEKVIQRLVDMVQPSQDEDRHSNASQSLCEIIRLSRDQMFQVQGCSEPDPLLATLEKQETVEQLLSNIFDKEKNDSAIVSVIQILLTLFETRRPAFEGHLEICPPGMSHPSFSVNQSILEAVRPRLKDFHQLLLEPPKKNIMKTTWGMLDPPVGNTRLSVVRLVASLLQTNTHIINMELINLNTLGVILDMYFNYIWNNFLHIQVEICTAMILAMPPAQSENPEINRDQDQEPVRESHLIKHLFQKCQFIQRILDAWSSNEKEQAEGGRRRGYMGHLTRIANSIVHNSDKGPNGAKIQQLISELTEDDKERWEAFTSGQLADTNKRNTVDLVNTHHIHSSSDDEVDFKDSGFHQDSSLQQAFSDYQMQQMTSNFIEQFGFNDEEFADQDDVVDIPFDRISDINFSLNTNESANIALFEACCKEKIQQFEDAGSDEEDIWDEKDITFAPEAQRCPRSSGSTDSEESTDSEEEDVKRDPFEPNNASSDDRMEVDTGEGPVWTANFDDIPMDTGSSTSIRAPSPATATATASPSSPAVLPESAGWSSPNASPDTATGWADFSSNFSPVNPKDPLRNNSPVAMETCIGTGDPLGVNAPMQPEVSDQWPGDEAAQPASSPGRKAGGSDAEETITTETVTNGSMKETVSLTVDAKTETAVFKRVLKSYREDEKSTSEDTSAKYTVGESRTPEKGVSASVQPASNCLKPSAKHSDTEKSKVSSDAVNGPLEEGTAMDKAKTQQSVTSPEAAVNGPV, encoded by the exons ATGTTTTGGAAGTTTGATCTACACACAACGTCTCACATTGACACCCTCCTGGAGAAGGAGGATGTGACTCTGACTGAGGTGATGGACGAGGAGGATGTTCTGCAGGAGTGCAAGGCCCAGAACCACAAGCTGGTGGACTTCCTGGTGCGGCCTCAGTGCATGGTGGACCTGGTCACCTACATCACACAGGAGCCAAGTGATGATGTAGAGGAGAAGATCAAGTACAA GTACCCCAACATATCGTGTGAACTCCTTACCTCGGACGTTGGACAGATCAATGACAGACTGGGAGAAGATGAAAGTTTGCTAATGAAACTTTATGGATTTTTGCAAAGGGACTCTCCACTCAACCCTTTACTGGCCAGCTTCTTCAGCAAGGTCCTTAGCATCCTCATCGGCAGGAAACCAGAACAG ATTGTGGAGTTTCTGCGGAAGAGGGAAGACTTTGTGGACTTAATGATTAAACACATAGGGACCTCCGCCATCATGGACTTGCTGCTCAGAATGCTGACCTGCATTGAACCACAGCAGCTCAGACAAGATGTCTTAAAT TGGCTGAATGAGGAGAAGGTGATCCAGAGGCTTGTTGATATGGTCCAACCTTCTCAGGATGAGGAT AGGCACTCCAACGCATCCCAGTCTCTGTGTGAAATAATCCGCCTCAGCAGAGATCAGATGTTCCAAGTGCAGGGCTGCTCTGAGCCTGATCCCTTACTGGCCACACTGGAAAA ACAAGAGACTGTGGAGCAGTTGCTATCCAACATCTTTGACAAAGAGAAAAATGACTCTGCCATAGTCAGTGTAATTCAGATTCTCCTGACACTCTTTGAGACACGAAGACCAGC GTTCGAAGGCCATTTGGAGATCTGTCCCCCTGGTATGAGCCACCCATCCTTCTCAGTCAATCAGAGCATTCTGGAGGCTGTCAGGCCCAGGCTCAAAGACTTCCATCAACTGCTGCTGGAACCCCCAAAG AAGAATATCATGAAAACCACATGGGGCATGCTGGACCCCCCAGTGGGCAACACCCGGTTGAGTGTGGTCCGTCTTGTGGCCAGCCTCCTGCAGACCAACACTCATATTATCAACATGGAGCTGATCAACCTCAACACTCTTGGAGTCATACTT GACATGTACTTCAACTATATATGGAATAACTTCCTGCATATACAAGTTGAAATCTGCACTGCGATGATCCTAGCAATGCCCCCAGCCCAAAGTGAAAACCCCGAAATCAACAGAGATCAGGACCAAGAGCCTGTCAGAGAAAGCCACCTCATCAAACAC CTGTTTCAGAAGTGCCAGTTTATCCAGAGAATTCTTGATGCATGGAGCTCCAATGAGAAGGAGCA GGCTGAGGGTGGACGTAGACGGGGCTACATGGGGCACTTGACCAGAATAGCCAACTCAATAGTGCACAACAGCGACAAGGGCCCCAATGGTGCAAAGATACAGCAGCTCATCTCAG AGCTCACAGAGGAtgacaaagagagatgggagGCCTTCACTTCTGGTCAGCTAGCTGACACAAACAAGAGAAACACTGTAGACCTA GTGAACACACACCATATTCACTCATCCAGTGATGATGAGGTAGACTTCAAGGACAGCGGATTCCACCAGGATTCCTCTCTACAACAG GCCTTTTCTGATTATCAGATGCAACAAATGACGTCCAATTTTATTGAGCAGTTTGGCTTCAATGACGAAGAGTTTGCCGATCAGGATGATGTCGTGGA TATTCCCTTTGATAGAATATCAGACATCAATTTTTCCTTGAATACAAATGAAAGT GCAAATATAGCTCTGTTTGAGGCCTGCTGTAAGGAGAAGATCCAGCAGTTTGAAGATGCAGGCTCTGATGAGGAGGACATCTGGGATGAGAAAGATATCACTTTCGCACCTGAAGCTCAGAGATGTCCTCG GAGCTCTGGCAGTACAGATAGTGAGGAGAGCACAGACTCTGAGGAGGAGGATGTGAAACGTGATCCCTTTGAGCCTAACAACGCCAGCTCTGATGACAGAATGGAGGTGGACACGGGTGAGG GGCCTGTGTGGACAGCTAACTTTGACGACATACCCATGGACACTGGGAGTTCTACGTCGATCAGAGCACCTTCCCCAGCCACCGCTACTGCCACAGCATCCCCTTCCTCCCCTGCAGTCCTACCAGAATCTGCTGGCTGGAGCTCCCCCAATGCTTCCCCTGACACAGCCACAGGCTGGGCAGACTTCTCTAGCAACTTCTCACCAGTCAA CCCCAAAGATCCTTTGAGGAACAATTCCCCAGTAGCGATGGAGACCTGCATAGGGACAGGAGACCCCTTGGGTGTCAACGCACCAATGCAGCCTGAAG TTTCTGACCAGTGGCCAGGGGACGAGgcagcccagccagccagctcCCCTGGAAGGAAAGCCGGAGGCTCGGACGCGGAGGAGACTATCACCACTGAGACGGTCACCAATGGATCCATGAAGGAGACAGTTAGCCTTACTGTAGATGCCAAAACTGAAACGGCTGTTTTCAAGAG AGTGTTGAAATCTTATCG TGAGGATGAGAAGTCTACCTCAGAGGACACATCTGCGAAGTACACTGTGGGGGAGAGTAGAACACCAGAGAAGGGTGTGTCTGCATCAGTCCAGCCTGCCAGCAACTGTTTGAAACCAAG TGCAAAACATTCAGATACAGAAAAATCTAAAGTCTCCAGTGATGCTGTTAATGGTCCTCTAGAAGAAGGAACAGCAATGGACAAAGCCAA AACACAGCAGAGTGTGACCTCACCAGAGGCAGCTGTGAACGGCCCGGTGTGA
- the ppp6r3 gene encoding serine/threonine-protein phosphatase 6 regulatory subunit 3 isoform X5 — translation MFWKFDLHTTSHIDTLLEKEDVTLTEVMDEEDVLQECKAQNHKLVDFLVRPQCMVDLVTYITQEPSDDVEEKIKYKYPNISCELLTSDVGQINDRLGEDESLLMKLYGFLQRDSPLNPLLASFFSKVLSILIGRKPEQIVEFLRKREDFVDLMIKHIGTSAIMDLLLRMLTCIEPQQLRQDVLNWLNEEKVIQRLVDMVQPSQDEDRHSNASQSLCEIIRLSRDQMFQVQGCSEPDPLLATLEKQETVEQLLSNIFDKEKNDSAIVSVIQILLTLFETRRPAFEGHLEICPPGMSHPSFSVNQSILEAVRPRLKDFHQLLLEPPKKNIMKTTWGMLDPPVGNTRLSVVRLVASLLQTNTHIINMELINLNTLGVILDMYFNYIWNNFLHIQVEICTAMILAMPPAQSENPEINRDQDQEPVRESHLIKHLFQKCQFIQRILDAWSSNEKEQAEGGRRRGYMGHLTRIANSIVHNSDKGPNGAKIQQLISELTEDDKERWEAFTSGQLADTNKRNTVDLVNTHHIHSSSDDEVDFKDSGFHQDSSLQQAFSDYQMQQMTSNFIEQFGFNDEEFADQDDVVDIPFDRISDINFSLNTNESANIALFEACCKEKIQQFEDAGSDEEDIWDEKDITFAPEAQRCPRSSGSTDSEESTDSEEEDVKRDPFEPNNASSDDRMEVDTGEGPVWTANFDDIPMDTGSSTSIRAPSPATATATASPSSPAVLPESAGWSSPNASPDTATGWADFSSNFSPVNPKDPLRNNSPVAMETCIGTGDPLGVNAPMQPEVSDQWPGDEAAQPASSPGRKAGGSDAEETITTETVTNGSMKETVSLTVDAKTETAVFKSEDEKSTSEDTSAKYTVGESRTPEKGVSASVQPASNCLKPSAKHSDTEKSKVSSDAVNGPLEEGTAMDKAKTQQSVTSPEAAVNGPV, via the exons ATGTTTTGGAAGTTTGATCTACACACAACGTCTCACATTGACACCCTCCTGGAGAAGGAGGATGTGACTCTGACTGAGGTGATGGACGAGGAGGATGTTCTGCAGGAGTGCAAGGCCCAGAACCACAAGCTGGTGGACTTCCTGGTGCGGCCTCAGTGCATGGTGGACCTGGTCACCTACATCACACAGGAGCCAAGTGATGATGTAGAGGAGAAGATCAAGTACAA GTACCCCAACATATCGTGTGAACTCCTTACCTCGGACGTTGGACAGATCAATGACAGACTGGGAGAAGATGAAAGTTTGCTAATGAAACTTTATGGATTTTTGCAAAGGGACTCTCCACTCAACCCTTTACTGGCCAGCTTCTTCAGCAAGGTCCTTAGCATCCTCATCGGCAGGAAACCAGAACAG ATTGTGGAGTTTCTGCGGAAGAGGGAAGACTTTGTGGACTTAATGATTAAACACATAGGGACCTCCGCCATCATGGACTTGCTGCTCAGAATGCTGACCTGCATTGAACCACAGCAGCTCAGACAAGATGTCTTAAAT TGGCTGAATGAGGAGAAGGTGATCCAGAGGCTTGTTGATATGGTCCAACCTTCTCAGGATGAGGAT AGGCACTCCAACGCATCCCAGTCTCTGTGTGAAATAATCCGCCTCAGCAGAGATCAGATGTTCCAAGTGCAGGGCTGCTCTGAGCCTGATCCCTTACTGGCCACACTGGAAAA ACAAGAGACTGTGGAGCAGTTGCTATCCAACATCTTTGACAAAGAGAAAAATGACTCTGCCATAGTCAGTGTAATTCAGATTCTCCTGACACTCTTTGAGACACGAAGACCAGC GTTCGAAGGCCATTTGGAGATCTGTCCCCCTGGTATGAGCCACCCATCCTTCTCAGTCAATCAGAGCATTCTGGAGGCTGTCAGGCCCAGGCTCAAAGACTTCCATCAACTGCTGCTGGAACCCCCAAAG AAGAATATCATGAAAACCACATGGGGCATGCTGGACCCCCCAGTGGGCAACACCCGGTTGAGTGTGGTCCGTCTTGTGGCCAGCCTCCTGCAGACCAACACTCATATTATCAACATGGAGCTGATCAACCTCAACACTCTTGGAGTCATACTT GACATGTACTTCAACTATATATGGAATAACTTCCTGCATATACAAGTTGAAATCTGCACTGCGATGATCCTAGCAATGCCCCCAGCCCAAAGTGAAAACCCCGAAATCAACAGAGATCAGGACCAAGAGCCTGTCAGAGAAAGCCACCTCATCAAACAC CTGTTTCAGAAGTGCCAGTTTATCCAGAGAATTCTTGATGCATGGAGCTCCAATGAGAAGGAGCA GGCTGAGGGTGGACGTAGACGGGGCTACATGGGGCACTTGACCAGAATAGCCAACTCAATAGTGCACAACAGCGACAAGGGCCCCAATGGTGCAAAGATACAGCAGCTCATCTCAG AGCTCACAGAGGAtgacaaagagagatgggagGCCTTCACTTCTGGTCAGCTAGCTGACACAAACAAGAGAAACACTGTAGACCTA GTGAACACACACCATATTCACTCATCCAGTGATGATGAGGTAGACTTCAAGGACAGCGGATTCCACCAGGATTCCTCTCTACAACAG GCCTTTTCTGATTATCAGATGCAACAAATGACGTCCAATTTTATTGAGCAGTTTGGCTTCAATGACGAAGAGTTTGCCGATCAGGATGATGTCGTGGA TATTCCCTTTGATAGAATATCAGACATCAATTTTTCCTTGAATACAAATGAAAGT GCAAATATAGCTCTGTTTGAGGCCTGCTGTAAGGAGAAGATCCAGCAGTTTGAAGATGCAGGCTCTGATGAGGAGGACATCTGGGATGAGAAAGATATCACTTTCGCACCTGAAGCTCAGAGATGTCCTCG GAGCTCTGGCAGTACAGATAGTGAGGAGAGCACAGACTCTGAGGAGGAGGATGTGAAACGTGATCCCTTTGAGCCTAACAACGCCAGCTCTGATGACAGAATGGAGGTGGACACGGGTGAGG GGCCTGTGTGGACAGCTAACTTTGACGACATACCCATGGACACTGGGAGTTCTACGTCGATCAGAGCACCTTCCCCAGCCACCGCTACTGCCACAGCATCCCCTTCCTCCCCTGCAGTCCTACCAGAATCTGCTGGCTGGAGCTCCCCCAATGCTTCCCCTGACACAGCCACAGGCTGGGCAGACTTCTCTAGCAACTTCTCACCAGTCAA CCCCAAAGATCCTTTGAGGAACAATTCCCCAGTAGCGATGGAGACCTGCATAGGGACAGGAGACCCCTTGGGTGTCAACGCACCAATGCAGCCTGAAG TTTCTGACCAGTGGCCAGGGGACGAGgcagcccagccagccagctcCCCTGGAAGGAAAGCCGGAGGCTCGGACGCGGAGGAGACTATCACCACTGAGACGGTCACCAATGGATCCATGAAGGAGACAGTTAGCCTTACTGTAGATGCCAAAACTGAAACGGCTGTTTTCAAGAG TGAGGATGAGAAGTCTACCTCAGAGGACACATCTGCGAAGTACACTGTGGGGGAGAGTAGAACACCAGAGAAGGGTGTGTCTGCATCAGTCCAGCCTGCCAGCAACTGTTTGAAACCAAG TGCAAAACATTCAGATACAGAAAAATCTAAAGTCTCCAGTGATGCTGTTAATGGTCCTCTAGAAGAAGGAACAGCAATGGACAAAGCCAA AACACAGCAGAGTGTGACCTCACCAGAGGCAGCTGTGAACGGCCCGGTGTGA